A single genomic interval of Solimonas sp. K1W22B-7 harbors:
- a CDS encoding FAD-dependent oxidoreductase, which produces MSNTSFDQQFDVVVVGSGGGGMTAALCAQSLGLSAVVLEKSDKYGGTSAVSGGGIWIPNNDDIARTGGSDSYEEGLTYLKEIVGNEVPQNRIEAYLKNAPEMVRYMAKVFGVKYRNVPKYPDYYSHKPGGKNGWRSMEPVDFDAALLGPEFDRQRESFKGTLLMGRVAMSQVEAHTLFSRGPGWIFLTIKMLLKYWLDIGWRRKTHRDRRQVLGQGMVSALRYAMLQKNVPLVLEAGMESLIQEDGRVVGVNIVHRGRKLRYGARNGVILACGGFESNQDMREKYLAQPTKVEWTAAPPINMGDGIRAGQSLGAATRLMDKVWGSPTVRKPGADQQITLFVERGMPGCVAVNSKGKRFANEAAAYPDFRDAMYADQAKGNGCVPAWLVFDATFRYKYPMGIFLPGQIEPDSKLPADWLDKVYYRADSIDALAAKIGVDKAGLAETVAKMNGFAKTGVDTDFGKGSIPIDRYYSDPSVKPNTCLGPILKAPFYAVPMYPGEIGTKGGLDVDPKARVLREDGSVIAGLYAIGNTSAAVMGSTYPGAGSTLGPAMTFGYIAAQDIAASAKAAQPKIAAAA; this is translated from the coding sequence ATGAGCAACACCAGCTTCGACCAGCAATTCGATGTCGTCGTCGTCGGCTCCGGCGGCGGCGGCATGACCGCGGCGCTGTGCGCGCAGTCGCTCGGCCTGTCCGCCGTGGTGCTGGAAAAGTCCGACAAGTACGGCGGCACCTCCGCGGTGTCCGGTGGCGGCATCTGGATTCCCAACAACGACGACATCGCCCGCACCGGCGGCAGCGATTCCTACGAGGAAGGCCTGACCTACCTCAAGGAGATCGTCGGCAATGAAGTGCCGCAGAACCGCATCGAGGCCTACCTGAAGAACGCGCCGGAAATGGTGCGCTACATGGCCAAGGTGTTCGGCGTGAAGTATCGCAACGTGCCGAAGTACCCGGACTATTATTCCCACAAGCCGGGCGGCAAGAATGGCTGGCGCTCGATGGAGCCGGTGGATTTCGATGCCGCGCTGCTCGGCCCGGAGTTCGACCGCCAGCGCGAGTCCTTCAAGGGCACGCTGCTGATGGGTCGCGTCGCCATGAGCCAGGTCGAGGCGCATACGCTGTTCTCGCGCGGCCCGGGCTGGATTTTCCTGACGATCAAGATGCTGCTCAAGTACTGGCTCGACATCGGCTGGCGCCGCAAGACGCACCGCGACCGTCGCCAGGTGCTGGGGCAGGGCATGGTGTCGGCGCTGCGCTACGCCATGCTGCAGAAGAACGTGCCGCTGGTGCTGGAAGCCGGCATGGAATCGCTGATCCAGGAAGACGGCCGCGTGGTCGGCGTCAATATCGTGCATCGCGGCCGCAAGCTGCGCTACGGCGCCCGCAACGGTGTGATCCTGGCCTGCGGCGGCTTCGAGTCCAACCAGGACATGCGCGAGAAATACCTGGCGCAGCCGACCAAGGTGGAGTGGACCGCCGCGCCGCCGATCAACATGGGTGACGGCATCCGTGCCGGCCAGTCCCTGGGCGCCGCGACCAGGCTGATGGACAAGGTCTGGGGTTCGCCCACCGTGCGCAAGCCGGGTGCAGACCAGCAGATCACGCTGTTCGTCGAGCGCGGCATGCCGGGTTGCGTCGCCGTGAACAGCAAGGGCAAGCGCTTCGCCAACGAAGCCGCCGCCTACCCGGACTTCCGCGACGCGATGTACGCCGACCAGGCCAAGGGCAACGGCTGCGTGCCGGCCTGGCTGGTGTTCGACGCCACCTTCCGCTACAAGTACCCGATGGGCATCTTCCTGCCGGGCCAGATCGAGCCGGACTCCAAGCTGCCGGCCGACTGGCTCGACAAGGTCTACTACCGCGCCGACAGCATCGACGCGCTGGCCGCCAAGATCGGTGTCGACAAGGCCGGCCTGGCCGAGACCGTGGCGAAGATGAACGGGTTCGCCAAGACCGGCGTCGATACCGACTTCGGCAAGGGCAGCATCCCGATCGACCGCTACTACAGCGACCCGAGCGTCAAGCCCAACACCTGCCTCGGTCCCATCCTGAAGGCGCCGTTCTACGCCGTGCCCATGTACCCCGGCGAGATCGGCACCAAGGGCGGCCTCGACGTCGACCCGAAGGCGCGCGTGCTGCGCGAGGACGGCAGCGTCATCGCCGGCCTCTACGCCATCGGCAACACCTCCGCCGCGGTGATGGGCAGCACCTACCCGGGCGCCGGCTCCACGCTGGGCCCGGCGATGACCTTCGGCTACATCGCCGCGCAGGACATCGCGGCGTCCGCCAAGGCAGCGCAGCCGAAGATTGCGGCCGCAGCCTGA
- a CDS encoding acyl-CoA dehydrogenase family protein: MQSKPQTVTPEILVQRARDLVPVLAERAARTEAERCVVKETVADMQAAGLFDVLKPKMYGGYEMDPQVFYDVCMTLAEGCMSTAWIYGVIGVHNWQIALFDPRAAADVWGGGDHSVLIASTYMPKGQVKRVEGGFQFSGRWGFSSGIDHCQWVFLGGLIFPEDGKGAPEYRTFLLPRSDFEVIDTWHTMGLKGTGSKDIVVKGCFVPEYRTHKASDGFMGTNPGGDTFTSTLYDLPFGQIFVRAVSSAAIGGLQGAVNSFVDWGKAWTGNMGSKTAEQGPAQLAVADAMLAVDEMKLILRRNFDVLLTKIRSGQPLDLNERLHYRYQAAQVVERSARHAYQLFSACGGRGIFSDFPLVRFFLDIHAARAHYANNPDIFGRNYGGVLLGRDNTDFFL, from the coding sequence ATGCAATCCAAGCCCCAGACCGTCACCCCCGAAATCCTGGTCCAGCGCGCCCGCGACCTGGTGCCGGTGCTGGCCGAGCGCGCCGCCCGGACCGAAGCCGAACGCTGCGTCGTCAAGGAAACCGTCGCCGACATGCAGGCCGCCGGCCTGTTCGACGTGCTCAAGCCGAAGATGTACGGCGGCTACGAGATGGACCCGCAGGTGTTCTATGACGTCTGCATGACGCTGGCCGAGGGCTGCATGTCCACTGCCTGGATCTACGGCGTGATCGGCGTGCACAACTGGCAGATCGCCCTGTTCGATCCCCGCGCCGCGGCCGATGTCTGGGGCGGCGGTGACCATTCCGTGCTGATCGCCTCGACCTACATGCCCAAGGGCCAGGTCAAGCGTGTCGAGGGCGGTTTCCAGTTCAGCGGACGCTGGGGCTTCTCCAGCGGCATCGACCATTGCCAGTGGGTGTTCCTCGGCGGCCTGATCTTCCCGGAAGACGGCAAGGGCGCGCCGGAGTACCGCACCTTCCTGCTGCCGCGTTCGGACTTCGAGGTGATCGACACCTGGCACACCATGGGCCTGAAGGGCACCGGCTCCAAGGACATCGTGGTCAAGGGCTGCTTCGTGCCGGAGTACCGCACCCACAAGGCCAGCGACGGCTTCATGGGCACCAACCCGGGCGGCGACACCTTCACCTCCACGCTGTATGACCTGCCTTTCGGCCAGATCTTCGTGCGCGCCGTTTCCAGCGCGGCGATCGGCGGCCTGCAGGGCGCGGTCAACAGCTTCGTGGACTGGGGCAAGGCCTGGACCGGCAACATGGGTTCCAAGACCGCCGAGCAGGGCCCGGCGCAGCTCGCCGTGGCCGACGCCATGCTGGCCGTGGACGAGATGAAGCTGATCCTGCGCCGCAACTTCGACGTGCTGCTGACCAAGATCCGCAGCGGCCAGCCGCTGGACCTCAACGAGCGCCTGCACTACCGCTACCAGGCGGCGCAGGTGGTCGAGCGCAGCGCGCGCCACGCCTACCAGCTGTTCTCGGCCTGCGGCGGTCGCGGCATTTTCAGCGACTTCCCGCTGGTGCGCTTCTTCCTCGACATCCACGCCGCGCGCGCGCACTACGCCAACAACCCGGACATCTTCGGGCGCAACTACGGCGGCGTGCTGCTGGGCCGCGACAACACCGACTTCTTCCTGTAG
- the dapA gene encoding 4-hydroxy-tetrahydrodipicolinate synthase, which yields MTAFQGIWVPLITPFRNNQPDLAALQRLTQHLLQQGVDGLVVCGTTGEPATLSHDEQLGVLAAVREVAGEQCPLVFGVGGNDTAAMLEQLRTLEREPVAGWLISAPYYTRPSQEGIRRHFEALAAGTEKPILLYNVPYRSGVAMETATLLALAQNPRIAGIKQSAGYDLDQLSALIHDTPLQVLSGEDALIFTCACLGGQGAIAAAAHIRPDLYRRMLAHVRAGELEAARRLHHALLPWTRLLFAEPNPAAIKAALAMMGLIPDGLRLPMVEASEGLRRRIEQVLPAVLAL from the coding sequence ATGACTGCATTCCAGGGAATCTGGGTACCTTTGATCACCCCCTTCCGCAACAACCAGCCCGACCTCGCCGCGCTGCAGCGCCTCACGCAGCATCTGCTGCAACAGGGCGTGGACGGCCTGGTCGTCTGCGGCACCACCGGCGAGCCGGCCACGCTGTCCCACGACGAGCAGCTGGGCGTGCTCGCGGCGGTGCGGGAGGTGGCCGGCGAACAATGCCCGCTGGTCTTCGGCGTCGGCGGCAACGACACCGCCGCGATGCTCGAACAGCTGCGGACGCTGGAGCGCGAGCCGGTGGCCGGCTGGCTGATCAGCGCGCCCTACTACACGCGGCCCTCGCAGGAAGGCATCCGCAGGCATTTCGAGGCCCTGGCGGCGGGCACGGAAAAGCCGATCCTGCTCTACAACGTTCCCTATCGCAGCGGCGTGGCAATGGAAACCGCCACGCTGCTCGCCCTGGCGCAGAACCCGCGCATCGCCGGCATCAAGCAGAGTGCCGGCTACGACCTCGACCAGCTTTCGGCCCTGATCCACGACACGCCTTTGCAGGTGCTCAGCGGCGAGGACGCGCTGATCTTCACCTGCGCCTGCCTGGGCGGGCAGGGCGCCATCGCCGCCGCGGCGCACATACGGCCGGATCTCTACCGCCGCATGCTGGCGCATGTGCGTGCCGGCGAACTGGAGGCCGCGCGGCGCCTGCACCATGCCCTGCTGCCGTGGACACGCCTGCTGTTCGCCGAGCCGAACCCCGCGGCGATCAAGGCGGCGCTGGCGATGATGGGGCTGATCCCGGACGGGCTGAGGTTGCCGATGGTGGAGGCGTCGGAAGGTCTGCGGCGACGCATCGAGCAGGTGCTGCCGGCGGTACTGGCTTTGTGA
- a CDS encoding SDR family NAD(P)-dependent oxidoreductase, translated as MAKLQGKVALVTGAGQGVGQGIAFALASEGVSVAVTGRTKSKLDATVKEIEKRGGKALALECNVRDAQSMKDCVDAVVKHFGKLNILVNNAQEVPLGALNAVSDEDFAAGWESGPLATFRLMKLCHPHLKGDGNIINFGSSAAKRWDMAGYGAYAAVKEAIRQLTRAAACEWARDGIRTNAILPLANSPAMEWWTRERPEESAAFISTVPQARVGDCELDIGRFVVSLCSEDSRYINGQSIGVDGGQALVA; from the coding sequence ATGGCGAAGCTGCAGGGCAAGGTGGCGCTGGTCACCGGCGCGGGTCAGGGCGTGGGGCAGGGCATCGCATTCGCGCTGGCCTCGGAGGGTGTGTCGGTGGCGGTCACCGGCCGTACAAAATCCAAGCTCGATGCCACCGTGAAGGAAATCGAGAAGCGCGGCGGCAAGGCGCTGGCGCTGGAGTGCAACGTACGCGATGCGCAGTCGATGAAGGACTGCGTCGATGCCGTGGTCAAGCACTTCGGCAAGCTCAACATCCTGGTCAACAACGCCCAGGAAGTGCCGCTGGGCGCGCTCAATGCGGTCAGCGACGAAGACTTCGCCGCCGGCTGGGAATCTGGCCCGCTCGCCACTTTCCGCCTGATGAAGCTCTGCCATCCGCACCTGAAGGGCGACGGCAACATCATCAACTTCGGCTCCTCCGCCGCCAAGCGCTGGGACATGGCCGGCTACGGCGCCTACGCCGCCGTGAAGGAAGCGATCCGCCAGCTGACGCGCGCCGCCGCCTGCGAGTGGGCGCGCGACGGCATCCGCACCAACGCCATCCTGCCGCTGGCCAATTCTCCGGCCATGGAATGGTGGACGCGCGAGCGCCCGGAAGAATCCGCGGCCTTCATCTCCACCGTGCCGCAGGCCCGTGTCGGCGACTGCGAACTGGACATCGGGCGCTTCGTGGTTTCGCTATGCTCCGAGGATTCGCGCTACATCAACGGCCAGTCCATCGGTGTCGATGGCGGCCAGGCACTGGTGGCTTAG
- a CDS encoding efflux RND transporter permease subunit, protein MPLTAQSIIRFVEPALYGPRGRRVSVTLLALMTLAMLWQALQLKPDASFDKTVPLQHPYMQVLQRYQEDLGGGANAVLVALVQDQGDIYNPGFMASLKAATEEVEFIPGIDRARLSSIFTRNVRYLEVVDSGFRAEDVIPANYQPTPEMLAGIRVAVGKAGVIGRLVSQDQRGAMVYAEVLERNPSTNARTDYQRVAHGLESDVRGRFMSPDKYLLKLKADHGPFKAGQVLAERYAEPGWQLWFQHIDTPSQDENGQPVVLQIPGRLLQAERIANPQYNPHVTVHIVGFAKVIGDVTDATRSVVFFFALTVLGTFLALLLYLRDLRLAWLPLACSVVAVTWEMGLLHTFGYGLDPFAIMVPFLVLAISTSHGVQYVNTWADQVVQGEAPFEASRSTFQRLFIPGSIALITNVAGFLTIALVPIGVIREMAANACLGMFAVIVTNKVMMPIWLSRLRVADLESFRARRAQLARSGEALWQRMAVITTAPVAAALLLVAAVVLGGSFWLQTQRIIGDAQPGVPELRPDSVYNRDSRIIAENFTIATDILTVVAEADSWDCIEPEPLGQVDRFAWHMRNIEGVASTRTLPDIARAVYSGFWEGHVKFRVLPRNHDSLVLSTKPVETSTGLLNVDCSAMPVYVFTSDHKATTIHRITDAVDRFNHDNARDFFADHPELDPAICEDGKRDAAARGAEGPSPCPVHFALASGNVGVMAATNEVVEASELKTVLWVYVVIGALVLLSYRSFTGLLVIGIPLFLVSIFANALMAVFGIGLKVATLPVITLAVGIGVDYGIYVYDLLRHKVLDEGLALREAYVATLRQTGKAVLFTGLCLAGGVISWLFSALQFQRDMGLLLAFMFTANMLGAVLLGPALCRFLMPAANRR, encoded by the coding sequence ATGCCGCTGACCGCCCAGTCCATCATCCGCTTCGTCGAGCCGGCGCTGTACGGCCCGCGCGGGCGTCGTGTCAGCGTCACGCTGCTGGCGTTGATGACCCTGGCGATGCTGTGGCAGGCACTGCAGCTCAAGCCCGACGCCAGCTTCGACAAGACCGTGCCGCTGCAGCACCCCTACATGCAGGTGCTGCAGCGCTACCAGGAAGACCTCGGCGGTGGCGCCAATGCCGTGCTGGTGGCCCTGGTGCAGGACCAGGGCGACATCTACAACCCCGGGTTCATGGCCAGCCTCAAGGCGGCGACCGAGGAAGTGGAGTTCATTCCCGGCATCGACCGCGCGCGCCTGTCCTCGATCTTCACCCGCAACGTGCGCTACCTCGAGGTGGTGGACAGCGGCTTTCGCGCCGAGGATGTGATCCCGGCCAACTACCAGCCGACGCCGGAGATGCTGGCCGGCATCCGCGTGGCGGTGGGCAAGGCCGGCGTGATCGGCCGCCTGGTCAGCCAGGACCAGCGCGGTGCGATGGTCTATGCCGAGGTGCTGGAGCGTAACCCCAGCACCAATGCGCGCACCGACTACCAGCGTGTCGCCCATGGCCTGGAGAGCGACGTGCGCGGGCGCTTCATGAGCCCGGACAAGTACCTGCTCAAGCTGAAAGCGGACCATGGGCCGTTCAAGGCGGGGCAGGTGCTGGCGGAGCGCTACGCCGAACCGGGCTGGCAGCTGTGGTTCCAGCACATCGACACGCCGTCGCAGGACGAGAACGGCCAGCCGGTGGTGCTGCAGATACCGGGTCGCCTGCTGCAGGCCGAGCGCATCGCCAACCCGCAGTACAACCCGCACGTCACGGTGCACATCGTCGGCTTCGCCAAGGTCATCGGCGACGTCACCGACGCCACCCGCAGCGTGGTGTTCTTCTTCGCCCTGACCGTGCTCGGCACCTTCCTGGCGCTGCTGCTGTACCTGCGCGACCTGCGCCTGGCCTGGCTGCCGCTGGCCTGCTCGGTGGTGGCGGTGACCTGGGAAATGGGCCTGCTGCACACGTTCGGCTATGGCCTGGATCCCTTCGCCATCATGGTGCCCTTCCTGGTGCTGGCGATCTCCACCTCGCACGGCGTGCAGTACGTCAACACCTGGGCCGACCAGGTGGTGCAGGGCGAGGCGCCCTTCGAGGCCTCGCGCTCCACCTTCCAGCGCCTGTTCATCCCCGGCAGCATCGCGCTGATCACCAACGTCGCCGGCTTCCTCACCATCGCCCTGGTGCCGATCGGCGTGATCCGCGAGATGGCGGCCAATGCCTGCCTGGGCATGTTCGCGGTGATCGTCACCAACAAGGTGATGATGCCGATCTGGCTGTCGCGCCTGCGCGTGGCCGACCTGGAGAGCTTCCGCGCGCGCCGCGCACAGCTGGCGCGCAGCGGCGAGGCCTTGTGGCAGCGCATGGCGGTGATCACCACCGCCCCGGTCGCGGCCGCGCTGCTGCTGGTCGCGGCGGTGGTGCTGGGCGGCAGCTTCTGGCTGCAGACGCAGCGCATCATCGGCGATGCCCAGCCCGGCGTGCCGGAGCTGCGGCCCGACTCGGTCTACAACCGCGATTCGCGCATCATCGCCGAGAACTTCACCATCGCCACCGACATCCTCACCGTGGTGGCCGAGGCGGATTCCTGGGACTGCATCGAGCCGGAGCCGCTGGGACAGGTGGATCGCTTCGCCTGGCATATGCGCAACATCGAGGGCGTGGCGTCCACGCGCACCCTGCCGGACATCGCCCGCGCGGTGTACTCGGGTTTCTGGGAAGGGCACGTCAAGTTTCGCGTGCTGCCGCGCAACCACGATTCCCTGGTGCTGTCGACCAAGCCGGTGGAAACCTCCACCGGCCTGCTCAACGTCGATTGCAGCGCCATGCCGGTCTACGTCTTCACCTCCGATCACAAGGCCACCACGATCCACCGCATCACCGACGCCGTGGACAGGTTCAACCACGACAACGCCCGCGATTTCTTCGCCGACCACCCGGAGCTGGACCCGGCGATCTGCGAGGACGGCAAGCGCGATGCCGCCGCCCGTGGCGCGGAAGGGCCGTCGCCCTGCCCGGTGCACTTCGCCCTGGCCTCGGGCAACGTCGGCGTGATGGCCGCGACCAACGAGGTGGTGGAGGCCAGCGAGCTCAAGACCGTGCTGTGGGTCTATGTCGTCATCGGCGCGCTGGTGCTGCTGTCCTACCGCTCGTTCACGGGCTTGCTGGTGATCGGCATTCCGCTGTTCCTGGTATCGATCTTCGCCAACGCCCTGATGGCGGTGTTCGGCATCGGCCTGAAGGTGGCGACGCTGCCGGTGATCACGCTGGCGGTGGGCATCGGCGTGGACTACGGCATCTATGTCTACGACCTGCTGCGCCACAAGGTGCTGGACGAGGGCCTGGCCCTGCGCGAGGCCTACGTGGCGACGCTGCGCCAGACCGGCAAGGCGGTGCTGTTCACCGGCCTGTGCCTGGCCGGCGGCGTGATTTCCTGGCTGTTTTCGGCGCTGCAGTTCCAGCGCGACATGGGCCTGCTGCTGGCTTTCATGTTCACCGCCAACATGCTGGGCGCGGTACTGCTGGGGCCGGCGCTGTGCCGTTTCCTGATGCCGGCGGCAAATCGTCGCTAA
- a CDS encoding MBL fold metallo-hydrolase produces the protein MSLRLLPFLLSLALVAGCSRSEGVDGAAPGGNLGDVPAAQWQPLPLAPAVSAEVQAARDRILGPGATDPATVKLWWYGVSSFIASAGGHLFLFDAWESVGLQEDYVPIGREELAAIQPEAILIGHGHFDHAADAGYVAGHTGAALVAGQTVCNTARERAAQLGAMAAFPCLVLGSRESPGPGGLQSLRLWRDLPPLQVLQHIHSAVDPSDLLTGGLPLIFVPQVLSYLEHLNTDPQEIAGFLQALTDDGLVGQPQGGTWAYHLRVGDFSLLWHDSTGPIGDEEPEGPAIQAALGGFPGCVDVQVGAIVGFGMVTSGLRDSTLYVASAHPQLFIPSHHDAWAPVLGGGAAAYETQWRNALASLEHPPELDYLRDPLDYMVPRVFRVADPRWKEVMPGSACE, from the coding sequence ATGAGCCTGCGCCTGTTGCCGTTCCTGTTGTCCCTGGCCCTGGTGGCGGGGTGCTCGCGGTCGGAAGGCGTGGACGGGGCCGCTCCGGGCGGCAACCTTGGCGATGTGCCCGCAGCGCAGTGGCAGCCGCTGCCGCTGGCGCCGGCCGTGAGCGCCGAGGTGCAGGCGGCGCGCGATCGCATCCTCGGGCCGGGCGCCACCGATCCGGCCACGGTGAAGCTGTGGTGGTACGGCGTTTCCAGCTTCATCGCCTCGGCCGGCGGCCACCTGTTCCTGTTCGACGCCTGGGAGTCGGTGGGCCTGCAGGAGGACTATGTCCCCATCGGCCGCGAGGAACTGGCGGCGATCCAGCCGGAAGCGATCCTGATCGGACATGGCCACTTCGACCATGCCGCCGACGCTGGCTACGTCGCCGGGCATACCGGCGCCGCGCTGGTGGCGGGCCAGACGGTCTGCAACACCGCCCGCGAGCGCGCCGCGCAGCTGGGTGCGATGGCGGCGTTTCCCTGCCTGGTGCTGGGCTCGCGCGAATCGCCCGGCCCGGGCGGGCTGCAGTCGCTGCGCCTGTGGCGCGACCTGCCGCCGCTGCAGGTGCTGCAGCACATCCACTCGGCGGTCGATCCTTCTGACCTGCTCACCGGCGGCCTGCCGCTGATCTTCGTGCCGCAGGTCCTCAGCTACCTGGAGCACCTCAACACCGACCCGCAGGAGATCGCCGGCTTCCTGCAGGCCCTGACCGACGACGGCCTGGTCGGCCAGCCCCAGGGCGGCACCTGGGCCTATCACCTGCGTGTCGGCGACTTCAGCCTGCTGTGGCACGACTCCACCGGGCCCATCGGTGACGAGGAGCCCGAGGGGCCCGCGATCCAGGCCGCGCTGGGCGGCTTTCCCGGCTGCGTCGATGTGCAGGTCGGCGCCATCGTCGGCTTCGGCATGGTCACCAGCGGCCTGCGTGATTCCACGCTCTATGTCGCCAGCGCCCACCCGCAGCTGTTCATCCCCAGCCACCACGACGCCTGGGCGCCGGTGCTGGGCGGCGGCGCTGCGGCCTACGAGACGCAGTGGCGCAATGCCCTGGCGAGCCTGGAGCACCCTCCCGAGCTGGACTACCTGCGCGACCCGCTGGACTACATGGTCCCGCGCGTGTTCCGCGTGGCCGATCCGCGCTGGAAGGAAGTGATGCCCGGTTCGGCCTGCGAGTAG
- a CDS encoding enoyl-CoA hydratase/isomerase family protein produces MTTNEYVSVERNGGVTTLTLRAIGRMPVLSLASGNALADAAEALKDDAETRVVVLRGDNGQFCAGGDIAAIRDALPDPDRLLGPIIDGLHRTVRNLRALPQPVVASVAGAAAGGGMSLAVACDLIVAASDARFVVGYGALGTSSDGGLSYTLTRRIGANRAMDVILARGMLDAATAHAWGLVAKLAEPAALEPETAAYAAQLAKQTPQVLREFKQLIGSSAEPDLSARLDAERAAFLRCAKTEDFARRVNAFLEKKR; encoded by the coding sequence ATGACGACGAACGAATACGTATCCGTAGAACGCAACGGTGGTGTCACCACCCTGACGCTGCGCGCCATCGGCCGCATGCCGGTGCTGTCGCTGGCCTCCGGCAACGCGCTGGCCGATGCCGCCGAAGCGCTGAAGGACGACGCCGAGACCCGCGTGGTAGTGCTGCGCGGCGACAACGGCCAGTTCTGCGCCGGCGGCGACATCGCCGCCATCCGCGACGCGCTGCCCGATCCGGACCGCCTGCTGGGGCCGATCATCGACGGCCTGCACCGCACGGTGCGCAACCTGCGCGCGCTGCCGCAGCCGGTGGTCGCCAGCGTCGCCGGCGCCGCTGCCGGCGGCGGCATGTCGCTGGCCGTGGCCTGCGACCTGATCGTGGCCGCCAGCGATGCGCGCTTCGTGGTCGGCTACGGGGCGCTGGGCACCTCCTCCGACGGTGGCCTGAGCTACACGCTGACGCGCCGCATCGGCGCCAACCGCGCCATGGACGTGATCCTGGCCCGCGGCATGCTCGACGCGGCCACTGCCCACGCCTGGGGCCTGGTGGCGAAGCTGGCCGAGCCGGCCGCGCTGGAGCCGGAGACGGCCGCCTACGCCGCCCAGCTGGCCAAGCAGACGCCGCAGGTGCTGCGCGAGTTCAAGCAGCTGATCGGCAGCTCGGCCGAGCCGGATTTGTCGGCGCGCCTCGACGCCGAGCGCGCCGCCTTCCTGCGCTGTGCCAAGACCGAGGATTTTGCCAGGCGGGTCAATGCCTTCCTGGAAAAGAAGCGCTGA
- a CDS encoding enoyl-CoA hydratase/isomerase family protein: MTEQIHVEQRGRVLLATLDNPPHALMSAAMVGELDKLVTRASDDDGVGAVVLTGAHPERFIAHYDVRELLALARSAPALPESVVKASIGALGALEMIPGSGLLIDRTPAAGLVQLRAFHDTMSRIGRSGAVFIAAINGVALGGGCELSLACDLRLISDDGLIGQPEILLGIPPGGGGTQRLARLIGRGRALELVLEGRPVPAAEAERIGLVHRVLPRAGLMNEAMATAERMARRPKAVVAGCKRAVLEGGNLPLEMGLKMEQAVFVSSLGLKSTQKAMEAYVAEMNASGDVAAANPAMRDRLVDGTFIDFSG; this comes from the coding sequence ATGACCGAGCAGATCCACGTCGAGCAGCGCGGCCGCGTGCTGCTGGCCACCCTGGACAACCCGCCGCACGCGCTGATGAGCGCGGCCATGGTGGGCGAGCTGGACAAGCTGGTGACCCGCGCCAGCGACGACGACGGCGTCGGCGCCGTGGTGCTCACCGGCGCGCATCCCGAACGCTTCATCGCCCACTACGACGTGCGCGAACTACTGGCCCTGGCGCGCAGCGCGCCGGCCCTGCCCGAGTCCGTGGTCAAGGCCAGCATCGGCGCCCTGGGCGCGCTGGAGATGATCCCCGGCAGCGGTCTGCTGATCGACCGCACGCCGGCCGCCGGCCTGGTGCAGCTGCGGGCCTTCCACGACACCATGAGCCGCATCGGCCGCAGCGGCGCGGTGTTCATTGCCGCGATCAACGGCGTGGCCCTGGGCGGCGGCTGCGAGCTGTCGCTGGCCTGCGACCTGCGCCTGATCAGCGACGACGGCCTGATCGGCCAGCCCGAGATCCTGCTCGGCATCCCGCCGGGTGGCGGTGGCACGCAGCGCCTGGCGCGCCTGATCGGCCGCGGGCGGGCGCTGGAGCTGGTGCTGGAAGGCCGCCCGGTGCCGGCCGCGGAAGCCGAGCGCATCGGCCTGGTCCACCGCGTGCTGCCGCGCGCGGGCCTGATGAACGAGGCCATGGCCACTGCCGAGCGCATGGCGCGCCGGCCCAAGGCCGTGGTCGCCGGCTGCAAGCGGGCGGTGCTGGAGGGTGGCAACCTGCCGCTGGAAATGGGCCTGAAGATGGAGCAGGCCGTCTTCGTTTCCTCCCTGGGGCTCAAGTCCACCCAGAAGGCCATGGAGGCCTACGTGGCGGAAATGAACGCCAGCGGCGACGTCGCCGCCGCCAACCCGGCGATGCGCGACCGTCTGGTGGACGGGACCTTCATCGACTTCAGCGGCTAG